One window of Robbsia betulipollinis genomic DNA carries:
- a CDS encoding glycoside hydrolase family 24 protein: protein MNPNRRAFLLMIQRAEGTSTSPATRAVGYDVIVTGIDGRPEVFDDFSRHPFAGGRPAKQVRPGLWSTASGAYQQKLANWLHYAPLLALPDFGPASQDAIALRQIAEFGALAFVDAGRIETAIGKVAPLWASLPGAGYRQPEHSLAQVCAFYEQAGGVVGA from the coding sequence ATGAATCCCAACCGCAGGGCGTTCCTGCTGATGATCCAGCGTGCGGAGGGAACGTCGACCTCGCCCGCGACACGCGCGGTGGGGTACGACGTGATCGTGACCGGCATCGATGGCAGGCCGGAAGTGTTCGACGATTTTTCGCGCCATCCGTTTGCCGGCGGACGCCCGGCCAAACAAGTGCGCCCGGGACTGTGGTCGACCGCGTCCGGCGCGTATCAGCAAAAGCTCGCCAACTGGCTGCATTACGCGCCGCTGCTGGCGCTGCCCGATTTCGGTCCTGCATCGCAGGATGCGATCGCGCTGCGGCAGATCGCGGAGTTCGGCGCGCTGGCGTTCGTCGACGCGGGCCGGATCGAGACCGCGATCGGCAAGGTCGCACCGCTCTGGGCAAGCCTGCCCGGGGCGGGTTATCGGCAACCCGAGCATTCGCTCGCGCAGGTCTGTGCGTTCTACGAGCAGGCCGGTGGTGTCGTAGGCGCCTGA